The DNA sequence CGTGCGCCTCGTGCGATGTAACGGTGAGTGGGAGCCCCCTTGCAGACTTGCTGCTATGTGAGAAGGGTCGAAAGACGGGAGCAGGGCGCTATCCGAAGCGCTGTTGTTCGTGTGAGATGTTCGGCGTCGGGAGACGTCGAGCTTGAGATTTTGTCGTACCTGCCGTGCGGGGTGAGAGCCACACGGTACTGACAGGGATGTCAGTTTTGGGAGCGAGAATTAAGGCATGTAAATTTTGTGATTCATGATTCTTGATTCAGCCCCCGGCCTTCGGGCCGGGGTGTTCCTCAAGATGAATGTGTCACACTCGTCGATGGCATGTTAATGGCACCAACAACGCAGAGACGGGGAGAACCGGGCAGAGGGCCCGGTTTCTTTTTGGAGTTTCAACGTTGAAACTCGCAGAAAAAGAGCCCGCAGATGCGGGCTCCCAAGCCACCTATATGGTGGTGAACAACAGTGACCTTTTCGTCAATATGGAAAAGGTCTCCAGCTAAACTGCCTATTCGGCAGAGGAAAAAGTTACCTCTACAACGTCACCAAGGACTTCAGAATTTCGAAGCCACCTGCACGGTGGCGAACTCTACAGGCAGCATACAACCGGTCAAAAGTTGCTCAGTTTTGAAAACCGACTGTATGCGATGGACCTGAATAATCTAGCGAGTTTGTTTATACCTTCCGTACATATTGCGCAAATAGTCCGTTGCTATACGAAGTGCATGCGTGTGCATGCATCACGTGATTAGAGGACAAAATGACGAAACTTCAAGTGGTTAAGTCAGCGGCGAAAGGAAAGCGGGCGGTAAAAACGGAAGAATTTACAGCTTTCTGCGCAGTTGAAAATGAGAATGCAGAAGAGCGTGTGCAACGTCTCTACAACTGTCCGGGAGGTCCGTTGCTGGGCTGGTTGTTCGACGAGGCGAGGAAGCGTGGGCATGATTTCAAAGATATGGCCGCTGAGCTTGGTGTGACCTACGGGTACATCAATCAGTTGCGGACTGGGGTACGGAGCCCATCTCATATTAGCCAAGAGATGGCGGAAGCCACAGCTAAATACCTTGGCTGTCCACCCATCGTGACTAAGATTCTCGCCGGACGGGTCAAAATGTCCGACTTCATTGCGCCGCGCGAGAGTGAAGAAGATACGTTGGACCGGATATTGCGCCAAATTCAAGAAGACCCCAGGTTCGACAGCTTCTGCCATGTGACCTTTTTCAACTTCCGCTCGAGGCAAAAAAAGTCATTGTGCTGATGTACGGCGAAGTCGCAGGTCAAGATGTATTCGGCCTGCGAGATGTTCCAAATATGGTGCGCTGGCTACAACGTGCGCTCATCCTTCATGATGATAATGAATTCGCCGCGCAGCATGGACATCGCATGACATCGTAACTTCATACAAAACGAAAGGCCATCTTGGTAAGTGATTTGGCGAGCCCATGGGCTCGCTTTTTTTTGAGTCACCTACACCGACCAAGCAGGTCAATGTGGGCGCCATGGCCGTATTCGACTCTCGCATACCCCGCAGACGCAAGTGTAAGCCTGTTACCGTGTTACCTCGGTTACCGGCATCGCAGCATAGATAGGCAAATTTTCGGCGTGGAGCCCTCAGCCAACGACAAGTTTGACAGGCGCGCCGCTCTTCCGGATGGAAGGCGCAATGGCATGCCTGTTTTCCCTAGTTTTTGCCCTGCATATGCCCCGTCAAATTGGATGGCGGGTGTCTACCCCCTATGATGCGCGATTGTGGCCCTTAAAGCCCTGCAAAACACCCGAGCTGAATTCCATGTAATCTACTGACGCACCGTGATGCGCGAATCGTGCGATGAGATTTGCCACGGACTGCGCCCGATGCAGCCGTTCCTCGGTCGAACGAGTCTTTTGCAATCGCTCGGTATCCTCGCGCTTCAATTCTTGCAAGCCAGCTTATGCAATGCTTTTCTTGGCCCATCCGGACGTTTGCCCTTGCCGCGCGCGGATGCCCCAACCCTGACTTCGCCAGAAACTTCGTTCTCGGCGAATACCTAAAGACGGAGCTGTTTTATCCAAGGAGAGGACCCTTTCTCTTACTCTTGGTTTACTCCAAACTCTTACCCTTGTATAAGAGTTTTGATTAAAGGGGGAGGGTTCTCTTGAAAGCCTTTCTGGATAAGGGTTTTCGCGGTAGTGATTGCTAACTTTTCGCACCCTTTAACTACTTTTGCATGGCTTAACTACCGAGCCGTCAAATTCAGGTCGCGGCATTTTCGCATGCCTTAACTACCAGAAAAGTGCGCTGATTTCGCATGCTTTAACTACCGCTTCTCGATGCTCTGATGGAGCCGCGAGAGGCAATTTTTGTCAGCGCGTGCAGCCGGCGGGGCTGCGTGATGCCGGCGACGCACTGAAAGTTTAGCGATAGATGACGACGCGTGACTTGCCTGTAGCCGTCTTTTTGAACTCGAATTTTCTCAGCGGTGGAGGGAATTTCTTGGTAATGCTGGTCAAACTTTTGACGACTACCTTATTGCCACGCGATTCCAATGCGCCACGTCCTTCGATGTGAGTTGCCTTCCCTCGTGCCTTGACCTCCACGCGTCCAGAGACAAGTGTTTCGAGAGCGGCTTTGAGCTTACCCTTGACGTAGTCGTGATTAGTGCTGGTGAGGCCAGCAGCCTCGGCTATTTCATTCAGGTCCCATTCGGTGCGCGGGTTGGCCTCGCTCCGGATAAAGGCATATAGCCAGAACGCCGCTCCATTCGGCAGTGCGGCCAGTGTCTCGAAATTTAAGAACGTGCGATGCTTCGCGATAGCAGACAGCAATGTTCCCGTCAGCTGGACTTCCCATGCTGTGCGCTTATCCATGGCCGACATCACGCGCCCCACTAATGGGGCCGACTCTTCCGTGTCAGTATCCTCGTCCAAGAGGATGCGCACTTTGCTATTTTGAAGAGTCTCGAGTGCGTTCCGCAGTCGGAGCAGACTTTTGGTTGATTTTGTCCACCCCAGTGTTGATATCGCTTGCCAAGCATTGAACACAACGGTTTGGCCATTTTTGGGGTCATAGTCGCGAACAAGGCTGGCGGCATATAGCAGCGCCTGCAGGTGAGTTTCTGTCAGCGGTGCGCCGGCACGCTCAATGCGGATATGCTTTAGGCCGAGTACCTTGAAGATATGCTGCCCGGGGGCGGGGTGGCTGAAAAGGCCGCAGCGCAAAATAGCCGTGGGAGCGGCGCTGTGGCCGTCCCATAGTTCAAACGGCATCGTCGCTGTAACCGGCGTGGAGGTGGTCACGATGTGGTCAAGGTCTTGCTCCATCAGTCCTTGCATTTGATAGAGTCGGTCGCGAACGTCTTCTTGAGGTGGCTTGACAGTTCGGATGTACGTACCAATTTGTTCGTTAAGCTCAGGTCGCTTCGCCTTGTCGATGGCAGCGACGAACTTTTTAGCATTGGCATTCTGAGCCTTGTAGAAATCGCCCCGTTCCTTCAGGGTCATGGACTCTGGGGCTACTCCGGAGAGAATTTCGAATAGTGTTTGCAACGAGTCGTTGAGTTGAGTAGGGGCTGCTTTCAAATGAGTTCCCAGCGTGTCCGACTCAATGCGGATATTCAACGGGTTGATATTCATTTCGCGTCCCCCGATATCGGCCGGGGTTCGACGTGGCTCTCGAGCCAGGACTCCACATCGGCTCGGCGCCAGCGCAAAAATCTCGTGCCGGGGATATGCAAGCGGGGAGGGACTGCCAAGCGGTTGCGCTTGAGGTCTTTCTTTATCGTTTCGGGGCTGCGGCCAAGCAGAGCTGCCAGCTCTTGGAGGTCAAGGATTGATGTTTTCATTAGTGCTCCATCGAATTGAGAAGAGCACGCGAGGCGTCATAAAAAGGATTTGTTCGCCACGACGTGCCGGAAAGTGCCAACAAGTGGCGTTCCGTGTAGGTCGAGCGGTTTATATCGGTCAATGTTCTTCGGGTACGGGTGTTGGCTTGCAGAAAGGAAGGGGAGCGCTTCGCACGTTGCAACCTTCTCGATTTTTTCCAACGTTTGCGATAGAGTTGCAAATCGCTAGCGTTTTGCTTACAAGGGCCGTGAAAAATGACAGTTGGTAAAACCGAAGTGGTAAGTGTTAGGGTCGAGCCAAGGATAAAGGCAGCCCTGCAAACTGCTGCTGAGCGAGAGCTTCGAAGCTTAGCAAACATGGTCGAAGTAATGGTGGTCGCTTATTGTCGTGCGAACAACATTCCAATCGATGGACTTTCCCCACAGGCGCTCGCAGACACTAAAGGTTCGCAGAAATCGTGAGCGACACAAAAGAACAACTTCTTTCCAAGCTAGGTTTTCGGTTTGGTAGGAACGGGCCGC is a window from the Noviherbaspirillum sp. UKPF54 genome containing:
- a CDS encoding helix-turn-helix transcriptional regulator, yielding MTKLQVVKSAAKGKRAVKTEEFTAFCAVENENAEERVQRLYNCPGGPLLGWLFDEARKRGHDFKDMAAELGVTYGYINQLRTGVRSPSHISQEMAEATAKYLGCPPIVTKILAGRVKMSDFIAPRESEEDTLDRILRQIQEDPRFDSFCHVTFFNFRSRQKKSLC
- a CDS encoding AlpA family transcriptional regulator, with the protein product MKTSILDLQELAALLGRSPETIKKDLKRNRLAVPPRLHIPGTRFLRWRRADVESWLESHVEPRPISGDAK